The following coding sequences are from one Paenibacillus tundrae window:
- the rplC gene encoding 50S ribosomal protein L3 yields MKAILGKKLGMTQVFTPEGNVIPVTVIEAGPCVVLQKKDIENDGYEAIQIGYSDKKEKNANKPEAGHAKKANTAPKRYVREVRGINIAEYEVGQELKADIFAEGEFVDVTGVSKGKGFAGVIKRWGQSTGPMSHGSRYHRGPGSMGSIQANRVPKGKRLPGHMGHDTVTIQRLEVVKVDAEHNVLLVKGSIPGPKNSLIKVKETVKK; encoded by the coding sequence ATGAAAGCAATCTTAGGAAAAAAACTCGGAATGACTCAAGTATTTACTCCTGAAGGTAACGTTATTCCTGTAACGGTTATCGAAGCAGGCCCTTGTGTTGTTTTGCAAAAGAAAGACATTGAGAACGATGGCTACGAAGCAATTCAAATCGGATACTCCGATAAGAAAGAGAAAAATGCTAACAAGCCAGAAGCAGGTCACGCTAAAAAAGCGAATACTGCCCCTAAGCGCTACGTTCGTGAAGTTCGCGGTATCAACATCGCTGAATATGAAGTTGGCCAAGAACTGAAAGCTGACATTTTCGCTGAAGGCGAATTCGTTGACGTAACGGGTGTTTCTAAAGGTAAAGGTTTTGCCGGCGTAATCAAACGTTGGGGACAAAGCACTGGGCCTATGTCACACGGTTCTCGTTATCACCGTGGCCCGGGTTCGATGGGTTCGATCCAAGCTAACCGCGTTCCTAAAGGCAAACGCCTGCCAGGACACATGGGACATGATACAGTTACAATCCAACGTCTTGAAGTAGTTAAAGTGGACGCTGAGCATAACGTGTTGCTCGTGAAAGGTTCCATTCCTGGACCGAAAAACAGTCTCATTAAAGTTAAAGAAACGGTGAAAAAATAA
- the rplD gene encoding 50S ribosomal protein L4: protein MPKVSVYNVDGSQVGEVELNDAVFGIEPNQHVLYDAVLMQRASLRQGTHKVKGRSEVRGGGRKPWKQKGTGRARQGSIRSPQWKGGGIVFGPTPRSYAYKLPKKVRRLAIKSALSSKVLDNDIIVLDALALSTPKTKEFAAILNNLKVGRKALIVAPSYDDNVALSARNIPGVKFVAADGINVLDVLAHDKLIITKEAVQKVEEVLA, encoded by the coding sequence ATGCCAAAAGTATCAGTTTACAATGTAGATGGTAGCCAAGTAGGTGAAGTTGAATTGAACGATGCTGTATTCGGAATTGAGCCGAATCAACACGTTCTGTACGATGCAGTTCTTATGCAACGCGCTTCCCTTCGTCAAGGTACCCACAAAGTAAAAGGACGTTCTGAAGTGCGTGGCGGTGGACGTAAGCCTTGGAAACAAAAAGGTACAGGTCGCGCTCGTCAAGGTTCAATTCGTTCTCCACAATGGAAAGGCGGCGGTATCGTATTTGGTCCGACACCACGGAGCTATGCGTACAAACTGCCTAAGAAAGTTCGCCGTTTGGCGATCAAATCAGCTCTTTCATCCAAAGTGCTTGACAATGACATTATCGTTTTGGATGCTCTCGCATTGAGCACACCTAAAACTAAAGAATTTGCAGCTATTTTGAACAACCTCAAAGTAGGACGCAAAGCTTTGATCGTAGCACCTAGCTATGATGATAATGTAGCTCTTTCCGCACGGAATATTCCAGGCGTGAAATTCGTAGCTGCTGACGGCATTAATGTTCTTGACGTGCTTGCGCACGACAAACTGATCATTACGAAAGAAGCAGTTCAGAAGGTAGAGGAGGTGCTCGCGTAA
- the rplV gene encoding 50S ribosomal protein L22: MEAKAHAKFIRIAPRKVQLVVDLIRGKQVGEAVAILRHTPKSASPIVEKLLNSAIANAEHNYSLDVNNLVISQAYVNQGPTMKRFRPRAMGRASRINKRTSHITLVVSEK; encoded by the coding sequence ATGGAAGCAAAAGCACATGCTAAGTTTATCCGGATTGCTCCTCGTAAAGTTCAACTCGTTGTTGACTTGATTCGCGGCAAGCAAGTAGGTGAGGCGGTTGCCATTCTCCGTCACACTCCGAAATCTGCTTCTCCAATCGTTGAGAAGTTGCTCAACTCCGCTATTGCGAACGCGGAACATAATTATTCTTTGGATGTTAATAACTTGGTTATCTCGCAAGCTTACGTGAACCAAGGACCGACAATGAAACGTTTCCGCCCTCGTGCAATGGGACGTGCAAGTCGTATTAACAAACGTACTAGCCACATCACTTTGGTGGTATCTGAAAAGTAA
- the fusA gene encoding elongation factor G: MAREFSLKNTRNIGIMAHIDAGKTTTTERILFYTGRTHKIGEVHEGAATMDWMEQEQERGITITSAATTAAWKGHRVNIIDTPGHVDFTVEVERSLRVLDGAVGVFSAKEGVEPQSETVWRQADKYGVPRIAYVNKMDIIGADFLNVVSDMRDRLQANAVAIQLPIGAENDFKGIIDIVAQKAHMYKDDLGQDIEETEIPAEFADQVEELRNELIERVAELDEDLTMKYLEGEEITIDEIKAALRKGVVEVKIFPVICGSSYRNKGVQLMLDAVIDYLPAPIDVPSITGHLEDGTEAVRKSSDEEPFSALAFKIMTDPYVGKLTFFRVYSGILQSGSYVLNATKNKRERIGRILQMHANSRQEITEVYSGDIAAAVGLKDTGTGDTLCDEKNPVILESMNFPDPVIEIAVEPKTKADQDKMGVALGKLTEEDPTLRAHTDEETGQTILAGMGELHLDIIIDRMRREFKVETTVGKPQVAYRETFRAPARVEGKFVRQSGGRGQYGHVWVEFEPLEPGTGSQFESKIVGGSVPREYIQPALSGIEEQMKNGVIAGFPLVDVKATIVDGSYHDVDSNEMAFKIAGSMALKAAKDKCSPVLLEPIMKVEVTVPEEYMGDVMGMLNSRRGRIEGMDSRSGAQIIRAKVPLSEMFGYSTTLRSGTQGRGVFSMELSHYEEVPKSIAEEIVAKTKGTE, translated from the coding sequence ATGGCTAGAGAGTTCTCCTTGAAAAATACACGTAATATCGGGATTATGGCTCATATTGATGCGGGTAAAACCACGACAACTGAGCGGATCTTGTTCTACACAGGCCGTACGCACAAAATCGGTGAAGTTCACGAAGGCGCTGCGACAATGGACTGGATGGAGCAAGAACAGGAGCGCGGAATTACGATTACTTCCGCTGCAACTACCGCTGCTTGGAAGGGTCACCGCGTTAATATCATTGATACCCCGGGACACGTTGACTTCACTGTTGAAGTTGAACGTTCCCTTCGTGTATTGGACGGAGCAGTTGGTGTATTCAGTGCGAAAGAAGGCGTTGAGCCTCAGTCCGAAACCGTATGGAGACAGGCTGACAAGTACGGCGTACCTCGTATCGCATATGTAAACAAAATGGATATCATCGGTGCTGACTTCCTGAACGTTGTATCTGACATGCGTGATCGCCTTCAAGCGAACGCTGTTGCGATTCAACTTCCAATCGGCGCTGAAAATGATTTCAAAGGTATCATTGATATCGTTGCTCAAAAGGCTCATATGTACAAAGATGACCTGGGACAAGATATCGAAGAAACCGAAATCCCTGCAGAATTTGCAGATCAAGTTGAAGAACTTCGCAACGAGTTGATTGAGCGCGTTGCTGAACTTGACGAAGATTTGACTATGAAATACCTGGAAGGCGAAGAGATCACAATTGATGAGATCAAAGCCGCTCTCCGTAAAGGTGTAGTAGAAGTTAAGATTTTCCCAGTTATCTGTGGTTCTTCATACCGTAACAAAGGTGTTCAACTGATGTTGGATGCTGTTATCGACTACTTGCCAGCTCCAATAGATGTACCATCAATCACTGGTCATCTTGAAGATGGAACTGAAGCAGTTCGTAAGTCCTCTGATGAAGAGCCATTCTCTGCACTGGCATTCAAAATCATGACTGACCCTTACGTTGGTAAATTGACATTCTTCCGCGTATACTCCGGTATTCTTCAATCCGGTTCATATGTATTGAATGCAACTAAAAACAAACGTGAGCGTATCGGTCGTATCCTTCAAATGCACGCGAACAGCCGTCAAGAGATCACTGAAGTTTACTCCGGTGACATTGCAGCTGCAGTAGGTTTGAAAGATACGGGCACAGGTGATACACTATGTGATGAGAAAAACCCGGTAATCTTGGAGTCAATGAACTTCCCTGATCCGGTTATCGAAATCGCCGTTGAACCTAAAACCAAAGCTGACCAAGATAAAATGGGTGTTGCTCTCGGTAAGTTGACAGAAGAGGATCCAACTCTTCGTGCTCACACTGACGAAGAAACAGGCCAAACAATCTTGGCAGGTATGGGTGAGCTTCACCTTGACATCATCATCGACCGTATGCGTCGTGAGTTCAAGGTGGAAACTACTGTGGGTAAACCACAAGTAGCTTACCGTGAAACATTCCGTGCTCCAGCGCGCGTTGAAGGTAAATTCGTACGTCAATCCGGTGGTCGTGGTCAATACGGTCACGTATGGGTTGAATTCGAACCTCTCGAGCCGGGTACAGGCAGTCAGTTCGAAAGTAAGATTGTCGGTGGTTCCGTACCAAGAGAATACATTCAACCTGCACTGTCAGGGATTGAAGAGCAAATGAAAAACGGCGTTATTGCAGGCTTCCCGCTTGTAGACGTTAAGGCTACTATCGTAGACGGATCTTACCATGATGTCGATTCCAACGAGATGGCATTTAAAATTGCCGGATCTATGGCGCTGAAAGCAGCGAAAGACAAATGTAGTCCAGTTCTGCTTGAGCCAATCATGAAAGTAGAAGTAACCGTTCCAGAAGAGTACATGGGTGACGTAATGGGAATGTTGAACTCCCGTCGTGGCCGCATCGAAGGTATGGATTCCCGTAGTGGAGCTCAAATCATCCGTGCTAAGGTACCTTTGTCTGAAATGTTTGGTTACTCTACAACTCTTCGTTCTGGTACTCAAGGACGCGGCGTGTTCTCCATGGAACTCTCTCACTATGAAGAAGTTCCTAAGAGCATCGCTGAAGAAATCGTTGCCAAAACAAAAGGCACCGAGTAG
- the rpsQ gene encoding 30S ribosomal protein S17 → MSEERNARKVQTGKVVSDKMDKTIVVAVETYKNHKLYHKRIKVTKKFKAHDEENTAKIGDTVKIMETRPLSKDKRWRLTEVVEKAVII, encoded by the coding sequence ATGAGCGAAGAACGTAACGCACGTAAAGTGCAAACTGGTAAAGTAGTCAGTGATAAAATGGATAAAACGATTGTTGTTGCTGTAGAAACCTACAAAAACCACAAATTGTACCATAAGCGCATTAAGGTTACTAAAAAGTTCAAAGCGCATGACGAAGAAAACACTGCGAAAATCGGTGACACGGTGAAAATCATGGAGACTCGTCCGCTTTCGAAAGATAAACGCTGGAGACTTACTGAAGTCGTAGAAAAAGCGGTTATCATCTAA
- the rpsS gene encoding 30S ribosomal protein S19, translating into MSRSLKKGPFIDGYMLKKVEEMEASGKKNVIKTWSRRSTIFPQFIGHTFGVYDGRKHVPVYVTEDMVGHKLGEFAPTRTYKGHTDDDKKTRR; encoded by the coding sequence ATGAGTCGCAGTTTGAAAAAAGGGCCATTCATTGATGGCTACATGCTCAAGAAGGTAGAAGAGATGGAAGCGTCAGGTAAGAAGAACGTTATCAAAACCTGGTCCCGTCGCTCTACAATTTTCCCACAATTCATCGGACACACATTTGGCGTTTACGACGGTCGTAAGCACGTGCCAGTGTATGTAACTGAGGACATGGTTGGACACAAACTGGGTGAGTTCGCTCCAACCCGTACGTACAAAGGCCATACTGATGATGATAAGAAAACAAGAAGATAA
- the rpsG gene encoding 30S ribosomal protein S7, with amino-acid sequence MPRKGPVTKRDVLPDPVYNSKLVTRLINRIMLDGKRGVAQSILYNAFKLIQERTGNDPMEVFETAIKNIMPVLEVKARRVGGANYQVPIEVKPERRTALGLRWLVNYSRNRGEKTMEERLAAEIIDASNNTGASVKKREDTHKMAEANKAFAHYRW; translated from the coding sequence ATGCCACGCAAAGGTCCAGTTACAAAAAGAGACGTGTTGCCAGATCCGGTATACAACTCCAAGTTGGTTACTCGTTTGATCAACCGCATCATGCTCGACGGAAAACGCGGTGTTGCTCAAAGCATTCTGTATAATGCGTTCAAGTTGATTCAAGAACGCACGGGTAATGACCCGATGGAAGTATTTGAGACAGCTATCAAGAATATCATGCCAGTCCTGGAAGTTAAAGCTCGCCGTGTCGGCGGTGCCAACTACCAAGTACCAATCGAGGTTAAACCAGAGAGACGTACTGCTCTGGGATTACGTTGGCTCGTAAACTACTCCCGCAACCGCGGTGAGAAAACGATGGAAGAGCGTTTGGCGGCTGAGATCATCGACGCTTCCAACAACACAGGCGCTTCCGTTAAAAAACGTGAAGATACGCACAAAATGGCTGAAGCGAACAAAGCGTTTGCTCACTACCGTTGGTAG
- a CDS encoding ribosomal L7Ae/L30e/S12e/Gadd45 family protein: protein MSNEKGLQDAHVKIGTKQTTRMVQTGMASEVYVAEDSDPQLTSKIIALCEQHNVKYTKVDTMKNLGKACGIGVGAAMAAVVKS from the coding sequence ATGTCTAATGAAAAAGGCTTGCAAGATGCTCATGTCAAGATAGGTACCAAACAGACCACGCGGATGGTTCAGACAGGTATGGCTTCCGAAGTCTATGTGGCTGAAGATAGTGATCCGCAGCTTACTTCCAAAATCATTGCTTTGTGTGAACAACACAATGTAAAGTACACGAAAGTGGACACAATGAAAAATCTTGGCAAAGCTTGCGGGATTGGAGTAGGGGCAGCAATGGCTGCAGTCGTAAAATCATAA
- the rpmC gene encoding 50S ribosomal protein L29 yields the protein MKASEFRNLTSAEIEQKIVGFKEELFNLRFQLATGQLDNPTRIRDVRKEIARAKTIIRERELGIG from the coding sequence ATGAAAGCTAGTGAATTTCGCAACCTAACCTCTGCTGAAATCGAGCAAAAGATTGTCGGATTTAAAGAAGAACTCTTTAACCTCCGCTTTCAACTCGCTACCGGTCAGCTGGATAACCCGACTCGAATCCGTGATGTGCGGAAAGAAATAGCTCGTGCTAAAACCATTATCCGTGAAAGAGAATTGGGAATCGGTTAA
- the tuf gene encoding elongation factor Tu, producing the protein MAKAKYERNKPHVNIGTIGHVDHGKTTLTAAITTVLSTTYGGAAVAFDQIDKAPEERERGITISTAHVEYETDTRHYAHVDCPGHADYVKNMITGAAQMDGAILVVSAADGPMPQTREHILLSRQVGVPYIVVFLNKCDMVEDEELLELVEMEVRDLLNEYEFPGDDTPITRGSAREALQNPTGEWAQKIVDMFKEIDTYIPLPERQTDKPFLMPVEDVFSITGRGTVATGRVERGTVKVGEEIEIVGITEETKKSVVTGVEMFRKLLDSAQAGDNIGALLRGVDRTQIERGQVLAKPGSVKPHTEFTAQIYVLTKEEGGRHKPFFTGYRPQFYFRTTDVTGIINLPEGTEMVMPGDNITVTVSLISPIAIEEGTKFSIREGGRTVGAGSVASIQK; encoded by the coding sequence ATGGCAAAGGCTAAATACGAACGTAATAAACCCCACGTTAACATCGGTACTATCGGTCACGTCGATCACGGTAAAACAACTCTGACTGCTGCAATCACAACTGTATTGTCAACAACTTACGGTGGTGCTGCTGTAGCATTCGACCAAATCGACAAAGCTCCAGAAGAGCGCGAGCGCGGTATCACTATCTCCACAGCACACGTTGAGTACGAAACTGACACTCGTCACTACGCTCACGTAGACTGCCCAGGTCACGCCGACTATGTTAAAAACATGATCACTGGCGCGGCACAAATGGACGGAGCTATCTTGGTAGTATCCGCAGCTGACGGCCCAATGCCACAAACTCGTGAGCACATCTTGCTCTCCCGTCAAGTAGGCGTACCTTACATTGTTGTATTCTTGAACAAATGTGACATGGTTGAAGACGAAGAGTTGTTGGAATTGGTTGAGATGGAAGTTCGTGACCTTCTTAACGAATATGAGTTCCCAGGTGATGATACTCCAATCACTCGTGGATCCGCTCGTGAAGCTCTGCAAAACCCTACTGGTGAGTGGGCTCAAAAAATCGTTGACATGTTCAAAGAAATCGATACTTACATCCCGCTTCCTGAGCGTCAAACTGACAAGCCTTTCTTGATGCCTGTCGAGGACGTATTCTCCATCACTGGCCGTGGTACAGTAGCTACTGGTCGTGTAGAGCGTGGTACTGTTAAAGTCGGCGAAGAGATCGAAATCGTTGGTATCACTGAAGAAACTAAAAAATCCGTAGTTACGGGCGTTGAGATGTTCCGTAAATTGTTGGATTCCGCTCAAGCGGGTGATAACATCGGTGCATTGTTGCGTGGTGTTGACCGTACTCAAATCGAGCGTGGTCAAGTACTGGCAAAGCCAGGTTCTGTTAAACCACACACAGAATTCACTGCACAAATCTACGTTTTGACTAAAGAAGAGGGTGGCCGTCACAAGCCTTTCTTCACTGGATACCGTCCACAGTTCTACTTCCGTACAACTGACGTAACTGGTATCATCAACTTGCCAGAGGGTACTGAAATGGTAATGCCTGGTGACAACATCACGGTTACTGTTTCCCTGATCTCCCCAATCGCGATTGAAGAAGGAACTAAGTTCTCCATTCGTGAAGGTGGACGTACAGTAGGTGCCGGTTCCGTAGCATCTATTCAAAAATAA
- the rplP gene encoding 50S ribosomal protein L16, with the protein MLVPKRVKHRKQQRGHMKGQAKGGTTLNFGEYGLQATEPAWITNRQIEAARIAMTRYIKRGGKVWIKIFPDKPITQKPLEVRMGSGKGNVEKWVAVVKPGKIMFELAGVPEEIAREAMRLAAHKLPIKTKFVKREELGGEANES; encoded by the coding sequence ATGTTGGTACCAAAACGTGTAAAACACCGTAAGCAACAACGCGGACATATGAAAGGCCAAGCTAAAGGCGGAACTACGCTGAACTTTGGCGAATACGGTCTGCAAGCTACGGAACCGGCTTGGATTACGAACCGTCAAATCGAAGCGGCTCGTATTGCGATGACTCGTTACATCAAACGTGGTGGTAAAGTCTGGATCAAGATTTTCCCTGACAAGCCAATCACTCAAAAGCCTCTCGAGGTTCGGATGGGTAGCGGTAAAGGTAACGTAGAAAAATGGGTTGCAGTAGTGAAACCAGGTAAGATCATGTTTGAACTTGCTGGTGTACCGGAGGAGATTGCACGCGAAGCAATGCGTCTTGCCGCTCACAAACTGCCAATCAAAACGAAGTTCGTGAAACGTGAAGAATTGGGTGGTGAAGCAAATGAAAGCTAG
- the rplW gene encoding 50S ribosomal protein L23, translated as MKDPRDIVKRPIITERTADMMNDLKYVFEVDIRANKTEIKKAVEAIFNVKVKNVNTLRVPAKPKRYGRYSGYTSEWKKAFVTLTQDSKTLEFFETV; from the coding sequence ATGAAGGATCCTCGTGATATTGTAAAACGTCCGATTATTACGGAACGTACTGCTGACATGATGAACGACTTGAAATATGTATTTGAAGTCGATATCCGTGCAAACAAAACCGAGATCAAAAAAGCGGTAGAAGCTATTTTCAACGTAAAAGTGAAAAACGTGAACACACTTCGTGTTCCAGCTAAACCGAAACGGTACGGACGTTATTCCGGATATACTAGCGAATGGAAAAAAGCGTTTGTAACGCTGACACAAGACAGCAAAACGCTTGAGTTCTTTGAAACTGTATAA
- the rpsC gene encoding 30S ribosomal protein S3, whose amino-acid sequence MGQKVNPVGLRVGVIRDWESKWYAGKDFGDLLMEDVKIREFLKNKLKDSAMSRVEIERAANRVNVTIHTAKPGMVIGKGGSEVENLRNQITKIAGGKKVHINISEIKNQDLDAVLVAESIAQQLERRVSFRRALKQAIQRTMRSGAKGIKTQVGGRLGGAEIARSEGYSEGTVPLHTLRADIDYGTAEAHTTYGRIGVKVWIYRGEVLPTAKKQAAKEGGN is encoded by the coding sequence GTGGGCCAAAAGGTAAATCCAGTCGGACTCCGTGTCGGAGTTATCCGTGACTGGGAATCTAAGTGGTATGCAGGCAAAGACTTCGGTGATCTTTTGATGGAAGACGTGAAAATTCGTGAATTCCTGAAAAATAAATTGAAAGACTCCGCTATGTCTCGTGTTGAGATCGAGAGAGCGGCTAACCGCGTAAACGTAACGATTCACACAGCGAAACCAGGTATGGTAATCGGTAAGGGTGGATCTGAAGTAGAAAATCTTCGTAACCAAATTACGAAAATTGCTGGCGGTAAAAAAGTACACATTAACATCTCTGAAATTAAGAACCAAGACCTGGACGCAGTCCTGGTAGCAGAAAGCATTGCACAACAATTGGAACGTCGTGTTTCTTTCCGTCGTGCTCTGAAACAAGCTATTCAAAGAACTATGCGTTCTGGCGCAAAAGGTATTAAAACTCAAGTAGGCGGACGTCTTGGCGGAGCTGAGATTGCACGTTCTGAAGGCTACAGCGAAGGAACTGTTCCACTGCACACACTGCGTGCTGACATTGACTATGGTACTGCAGAGGCTCATACTACTTACGGACGTATCGGCGTAAAAGTATGGATCTATCGTGGAGAGGTTCTTCCTACGGCTAAGAAACAAGCTGCTAAGGAAGGAGGCAACTAA
- the rpsL gene encoding 30S ribosomal protein S12: MPTINQLVRKGRQAKVDKSKSPALQKGFNALKRESTNISAPQKRGVCTRVGTMTPRKPNSALRKYARVRLTNRLEVTAYIPGIGHNLQEHSVVLIRGGKVKDLAGVRYHIVRGALDTAGVNNRMQARSKYGAKRPKAKKA, from the coding sequence ATGCCAACTATTAACCAACTGGTTCGTAAAGGACGTCAAGCTAAAGTTGATAAGTCAAAATCACCAGCTTTGCAAAAAGGATTCAACGCTTTGAAACGTGAATCCACTAACATCAGTGCCCCACAAAAACGTGGTGTCTGCACTCGTGTAGGTACAATGACTCCACGTAAACCGAACTCTGCACTTCGTAAATATGCCCGTGTTCGTTTGACGAACCGTCTCGAGGTAACTGCTTATATCCCGGGAATCGGACATAACCTTCAAGAGCACAGTGTGGTATTGATCCGCGGAGGTAAAGTAAAAGACCTTGCAGGGGTTCGTTATCACATCGTTCGTGGAGCTCTCGATACTGCAGGCGTTAACAACCGTATGCAAGCTCGTTCTAAATACGGTGCTAAGCGTCCAAAAGCTAAAAAAGCTTAA
- the rpsJ gene encoding 30S ribosomal protein S10: protein MAKQKIRIRLKAYDHRILDQSAEKIVETAKRSGAGVSGPIPLPTEKQIITILRAVHKYKDSREQFEQRTHKRLIDIVNPTPQTVDALMRLDLPSGVDIEIKL, encoded by the coding sequence ATGGCAAAGCAAAAAATTCGTATTCGTTTGAAAGCTTACGACCACAGAATTCTTGATCAATCCGCGGAGAAAATTGTTGAAACAGCAAAACGTTCGGGTGCAGGTGTATCCGGTCCGATTCCGCTTCCTACTGAAAAACAAATCATTACTATTCTTCGTGCGGTGCACAAGTACAAGGATTCTCGGGAGCAATTCGAACAACGCACGCATAAGCGTTTGATCGACATCGTTAACCCGACTCCACAAACTGTGGATGCCTTGATGCGCTTGGATCTGCCGTCCGGTGTAGATATCGAAATTAAATTGTAA
- the rplB gene encoding 50S ribosomal protein L2, whose product MPIKKYKPTSPARRNMSVSTFEEITTDKPEKSLLAPLSKQAGRNNQGKITVRHHGGGHKRKYRIIDFKRTKDGIPGRVATIEYDPNRTSNIALIHYADGEKRYIIAPKGLKVGDQVFSGPESDIKIGNALPLENIPVGTVIHNIELKPGKGGQLVRAAGTEAQLLGKEEKYVSVRLSSGEVRRILKVCRATIGSVGNQDHELIKIGKAGRSRWLGQRPEVRGVVMNPNDHPHGGGEGRAPIGRKSPMSPWGKPTLGFKTRKKNKASDKYIIRRRTK is encoded by the coding sequence GTGCCAATCAAAAAGTATAAACCAACATCCCCGGCAAGACGGAACATGTCCGTTTCTACATTTGAGGAAATCACCACAGATAAGCCGGAGAAATCGTTGCTTGCCCCGCTTAGCAAACAAGCAGGCCGCAACAACCAAGGTAAAATTACAGTTCGTCACCATGGTGGTGGACACAAACGTAAATACCGTATCATTGACTTCAAACGTACTAAAGATGGAATACCGGGCCGCGTTGCTACAATCGAGTATGACCCGAACCGTACATCTAACATCGCTCTGATTCACTATGCTGATGGTGAGAAACGTTACATCATCGCTCCTAAAGGTTTGAAAGTTGGAGATCAAGTATTCTCTGGACCTGAATCAGACATCAAAATTGGTAACGCGTTGCCACTCGAAAACATTCCAGTAGGTACCGTTATCCACAACATCGAGTTGAAACCAGGTAAAGGCGGACAATTGGTTCGTGCTGCTGGTACAGAAGCTCAGTTGCTTGGTAAAGAAGAAAAATACGTTTCCGTTCGTCTCTCTTCCGGAGAAGTTCGTCGTATTCTTAAAGTTTGCCGTGCGACAATCGGATCCGTTGGTAACCAAGACCACGAGCTCATCAAAATCGGTAAAGCCGGTCGTAGCCGTTGGTTGGGACAACGTCCTGAAGTTCGTGGTGTGGTAATGAACCCTAACGATCACCCTCACGGTGGTGGTGAAGGTCGTGCTCCAATCGGACGTAAATCGCCAATGTCACCATGGGGTAAACCTACTCTTGGTTTCAAAACGCGTAAGAAAAATAAAGCTTCTGATAAATACATCATTCGCCGCCGCACGAAGTAA